The nucleotide sequence gagggtaaaagcgagttcacagctgtgttcagcagcttgaagaatggttaggacacaggtttgttaatgattttgaatgagtcaaatattttctactgtagcatgggtacctatggccattgaaacaatagcaatatattaatattttttctaggaaaaagtctttttaaaagacctgaaacattattttgcttttgtattattgtattcattatattaaccttgctttttcatcaattttaaatgggttttctgaagttttccaagctaccaatggcttcaattagggttaagggcccaaattagggttagggttaggaaaacggtaagtctgagggtaaaagcgagttcacagctgtgttcagcagcttgaagaatggttaggacacaggtttgttaatgattttgaatgagtcaaatattttctactgtagcatgggtacctatggctattgaaacaatagcaatatattaatattttttcaaggaaaaagtctttttaaaagacctatatcattttgcatttgtattattgtattcgtgatatttactttgatttttaatcaattttgaatgggttttctgaagttttccaagctaccaatggcttcaattagggttaagggccaaaactagggttagggttaggattagggttaggaaaatggtaagtctgagggtaaaggcaagttcatggctgtgttcatcagcttgaagaatggttaggacacaggtttgttaatgattttgaatgagtcaaatattttctattttagcatgggtacctatggccattaaaaaattagcaatatattaatattttttcaaggaaaattttttttaaaagaccttaaacattattttgcttttgtattattgtattcatgatattaaccttgctttttcatcaattttaaatgggttttccgaagttttccaagctaccaatggcttcaattagggttaagggcccaaattagggttagggttaggaaaacggtaagtctgagggtaaaagcaagttcacagctgtgttcagcagcttgaagaatggttaggacacaggtttgttaatgattttgaatgagtcaaatattttctactgtagcatgggtacctatggccattgaaacaatagcaatatattaaaattttttcaaggaaaaaatctttttaaaagacctgaaatatatcattttgcatttgtattattgtattcgtgatatttaccttgatttttaatcaattttgaatgggttttctgaagttttccaagctaccaatggcttcaattagggttaagggccaaaactagggttagggttaggattagggttaggaaaatggtaagtctgagggtaaaggcaagttcatggctgtgttcagcagcttgaagaatggttaggacacaggtttgttaatgattttgaatgagtcaaatattttctactttagcatgggtacctatggccattaaaaaattagcaatatattaatattttttcaaggaaaaagtctttttaaaagacctgaaacattattttgcttttgtattattgtattcattatattaaccttgctttttcatcaattttaaatgggttttctgaagttttccaagctaccaatggcttcaattagggttaagggcccaaattagggttagggttaggaaaacggtaagtctgagggtaaaagcaagttcacggctgtgttcagcagcttgaagaatggttaggacacaggtttgttaatgattttgaatgagtcaaatattttctactgtagcatgggtacctatggccattgaaacaatagcaatatattaatattttttcaaggaaaaaaatctttttaaatgaccttaaacattattttgcttttgtattattgtattcatgatattaaccttgctttttcatcaattttaaatgggttttccgaagttttccaagctaccaatggcttcaattagggttaagggcccaaattagggttagggttaggaaaatggtaagtctgagggtaaaggcaagttcatggctgtgttcagcagcttgaagaatggttaggacacaggtttgttaatgattttgaatgagtcaaatattttctactttagcatgggtacctatggccattaaaaaattagcaatatattaatattttttcaaggaaaattttttttaaaagaccttaaacattatttttcttttgtattattgtattctttATATTAACCTtgctttttcatcaattttaaatgggttttctgaagttttccaagcttccaatggcttcaattagggttaagggcccaaattagggttagggttaggaaaacggtaagtctgagggtaaaaacgagttcacagctgtgttcagcagcttgaagaatggttaggacacaggtttgttaatgattttgaatgagtcaaatattttctactgtagcatgggtacctatggccattgaaacaatagcaatatattaatattttttcaaggaaaaagtctttttaaaagacctgaaatatatcattttgcatttgtattattgtattcgtgatatttaccttgatttttaatcaattttgaatgggttttctgaagttttccaagctaccaatggcttcaattagggttaagggccaaaactagggttagggttaggattagggttaggaaaatggtaagtctgagggtaaaggcaagttcatggctgtgttcagcagcttgaagaatggttaagacacaggtttgttaatgattttgaatgagtcaaatattttctattttagcatgggtacctatggccattaaaaaattagcaatatattaatattttttcaaggaacattttttttaaaagaccttaaacattattttgcttttgtattattgtattcatgatattaaccttgctttttcatcaattttaaatgggttttccgaagttttccaagcttccaatggcttcaattagggttaagggcccaaattagggttagggttaggaaaacggtaagtctgagggtaaaggcaagttcatggctgtgttcagcagcttgaagaatggttaggacacaggtttgttaatgattttgaacgagcgaaatattttctacagtagcttggctacctaatgacatgtgcaatatattcatatttattcaagcaataaaaatgtttttaaaagacctgaaacatattatttttcatttgtattattttattcttgatatttacctggTTTATTAAGTTCAACCTGCCATTGCAAATTGGACCGTAATTCTGAATTATTCCCATATCCTGTGCGAGAAATTATGCCTTCTTTCGTGGACGTGCGTGTTAAGCACACATCCATTTGCAATTTAATCATttctcagatgttttttttcatgtataaatatattttgcccCAGGCCTGACAATTCATAGCTGCAGCCATAACGTAAAAACTGTTTTTCGATATTAACACAtcctgtttgagtgtgtggcTATCATTCAGCAGAAGCTGGGCTGGATGGATTTTAAATCGAGGTTGTCGGATGGGGACAGCTGTTCTCCCGGTTGACCTGAAATATGGATTGCTTAGATGTGATGCCACTGTGCTGTTAAATATTCCCTACCCGTCATAATTACTTTCTCGAATGGCAAATATCAGATGGAAAAATGGGCTCAGAGAACGACCTTTATcaaaatttaaatacttttttttttttttgcccttttacAGGGATTCATTTTCGCGCCCTCAGCGCCAAGTGACAGTATGTCCCGTAGTTCTCCGGTCACGGTGACAAAACCGCATTTTAAATTAAGGTTTCTCGGCGGTGCACGATGCgtacacatttaaatgtgcGCAAAACTAGGTAGAGTTGTTATCGGTAATTATGCACCTTCGACCTCTATTCCTTTTCACAGTGGTATTCAATCCGACAGGGGAAATTGGTCTGAgtcattaatatatatatatcagcgAAGTCAAGCGCAACTCGGCACCAGGTCGTGCAGAAGCCAGGCGTTTAGCAAAGACACGCCAGGATAAGAAAGCGAATCTATTAAACACGATGCTATTatggatggtttttttttttttttaagttttctttCTGTCAGAAAGAGAGTGTTCGTTCTCGATAATTCCCCCCAGATAATTTGGCAGGCGAGGCGCCGAAAGTACGACGAAGATTTTCCAGACTCACCACGTGCTCTGGCGTTTTTGAAGCAGCCATTCGAATTTTCTGCATCTTGTAAATATTCATGGGGTTTGGTCGAACAGAATACTGCGGCAATGGATGTTCCCTACGGGTAACGACCTAGAATCACCCCCAGAAGCACGACGTGAACAACTGTGACCTTTAATGCCGAATTCTGGGATTATGATTAGGCATTCTGAGCACCGTAGTGCGACAGTTTTATAAACCTGTTCAAAAGCCTAGTTTGTCTGACACTGGTGTTTTCAGTCGAAGCACGTTTGGTGGCCTATATTAACGCAGACCTATTCTACCGCAACCTTTATTTCCAACGTCAAAATGATAGCTCCTGTAATTAATGGGGGAGATGTGCTGAGAATTTGATAGTGGGGGATCTCGTAAGGGGCTTCCGTAATCTGTGACTGTAAAGTCATTTTATGATTctatctgaaaatgtaaaaaaaaaaggccattttaaatgatttatccACTACCGAGGatggaaaaaaggaaactgaacTTTTGAATTTTTCCCCGTTCATTCCTACTTCCCCTGCATACTGAAAGTCCTCATTTGCCTCTGACATCTGACTCGGCTGGAACACTGAAGAGTTTAATATGTTAGCTGAAGTTAGTTACTCCAGGTgaagttttaatttaaataaaatattaatcagTCCTGGGTCTTTTGGATGTTTATGGTCTTCTTTCAATCTGTAGCCAGATTAAGCCTTGGGAACAAAATGGTGGACTCCTTATCCGATCGATGACTTAAACGAATcgaacacactacacactgacaACCTGCAGATTTTGCAGCCCTATTGCagttgctatgtaaaaaagttgtgtaaatcgctctggataagagcatctgctaaatgcctgtagtgtaatgtaatgcaatgcagccctccaggactgtgtAGAGGGTATCCAGCACTCTCGCTACTACCTGACCTGGCAAGCTGGTGGTATTGTATTACGTTGGAATTGCGTGAAGTTACGCACATCGACAAGGGAGCGAGACTTCTACGGTGTAGTTGGAGTTGAAGTAGAGCGTGTGTACTAGAATTCCCTTGTTAATCGTTTACCGGCATCAGACATCAAACAACCTTTAGATCCATGGTGGATCCTGGTCAGGTCAGTCTGGGTCTTGATACCGATGAAAGATTTATATAAAGGTCTGCAGTACGGACTGTACTTCGACTTGTGTTACATCACCTTGCCGGCATTTGGCAGAAACACTCTTCATCCCGAGCGTTCCCTCGTCAACGAGAAGACAAGTGCATAAATCAGGCTAGCGAGCAACAGTAACCCTAGAGGTGAGAGTCAAATGGAGACCGTAAACGTGAAACCCCAGGATCGAACGTAAACCAGTTAAGCCTGTCAGGGAGAATACGAGaggtcatatatatatatatatatgcaagaTGTGTATCTAAATGCAAGATACTCCACTGTAATGTTAAGCGTTTTGGCCTGCTGGTGGAGGCTGGGAGCTCGCATTGCTGCTGCGTTGGGCTGTAGCTAACGGCTGTGCACGGTGGGCCTTGTTCATTGTGTGTGGTCCCGTCTGCCAGCCCTCTGTCTCAGTTTACGGTTGTCTTTCAACCACCTGAGCTAGATTTAACATATGAGTCAGAAGCTTATGGGCATGgacaatggagaaaaaaaaaatacataagttTATCATTTTCTATAGTCCCAGCAGCTCTCTATAGCTCAGGGTTGTCCAGGCTTATCCGAAAAGGCCCGatatgggtgcaggttttttgttttagtccagcactGTGACACATCATTAAAGTAATTAGCTAATCATAGTCTTCAGCAAAGACATTGATAAGTGGAATCCGGTtctgggctagaacaaaaacctgcacccacaccggcccttttctttttttggacaaaATTGCGCACCTCTGCTATAGCTCGTAAGCTTGGTGATGTGATGGGTGTCTTTGAAGCTTGTGGGAGTTTCTACAAtcagtagaaaaaaaagaaaaaaaaaggatggtGCGGACTGTCCTGAAATAGCATCATGGATTCAGCCCCCCTGGTCTCCGTGTATCTTTGAAAGTACTTTTACTTTGATAATGTCGTCTTTTTTTGGCGGGTTTTGTAAGTGTGGCCTGGTTTTGGAGCCGTTTCTTTGATGTGCACGCGCGGCGGAGCAGCCGCCACTTTTAACTGCGCGGGATCGCCGCGGGAAACCGTTGCCCTCGACGACGGCCCGGCTTTCAGAGGGGAAACGGGAGGGGAAAGAAAGATATGGCGGAAATGGCGTTGTTTACTCGTTTATTTCAACATTGTGCCAACGCTGAGTTCTGTacattctttttgttgttgctgggATACGCCCGCACCAAATGCGTCCCCTAACattgtgctgcactgtgggtCGAAGCAGCCGGCGAATGGGGAGGTGTCAGgcttcccagcatcctccacaAACATGAAGCAGCCCGCCGGCCTCCTcaccctgcctgcccccccccttgcccAGGGCCACACCTCCTCACCCTGGGCCCTGTCTCCTTGCCCAGGGCCACACCtctcaccctgcccccccccctccttgccCAGGGCCACACCTcctcacccagggccccgccttcttgCCCAGGGCCACACCTCCTCACCCTGGGCCCTGTCTCCTTGCCTAGGGTCCCGCCTTCTCACCCCAGGGCCCCACTTTTCTTGCCTTCCTTTGACAGCAGAAGAATCAGAGGGTGCCAAAGTTTTGGAGGGGCccccaaatttttattttgcctcGGGACGGCTCTGCTGGTGCTGGTAGAATGTTGCCATGCCGATTTTTGCGGAATGCTGACGGACGGCGGGGGCTGATGGTGGTCCGAAATGCGCCGGGTCGTGGGGTTGAGAAGGCGTGcgattggtgggggggggggggggggggggggcgggggggcgtgggggcagCAAAGATGAAGAATCCGAGCCTGTTGTGTTCTTCCCTGGCGCTAACACCGCCGTGATGCTAAGTCCCAGAGGTTCGAGCGGCACGCCGACCGGCACGGCTCCGCCCCCAAACGTCCCCGCGCCTCCAGAGAGAGTGCGGTCGGcggcgctaacgtgctaatgaACTTCCCGCCAGCCTTCAGCGGGGCTCTTATGAGGCATGCAGATCGCCCGGCGCTCACCCTGCTACAGCGGAATGAGCCCGTTAACCTTTATCAGATGGGCTTAGAACCATTACAGACTGCGGCCCTGCCCTTTACTCATTCTGTtccgcgcgcgcgcgtgtgtgtgtgtgtgtgtgtgtgtgtgtgtgtgtgtgtgtgtgtgtgtgtgtgtgtgtgtgggtgggtgggtgggtgggtgagtgagagggagagggagaaggagggagagagcaaatgaggaggagaaaatgagaatgaaagGGAGGAAGAGCGATAAAGCATTTTTATGTGTCCGTGGGAGTGTGTTTATGCGTATTATAGACCGAGCATGTGTCCGCATATTGCTTGTGCGTGTCgatgtgttgtatttatttacattatattataaggtttgtgagtgtgtgtctgcctctGTAGCCCTGgtatttcatgaaataaacatgcgcatatttaattatatttgtgtgagtgtgagaaggagggagagagggaatcacacacacacacacacagtttgtcaGGTTCGGGCGACTTAGGAGGACAAAGAGGACACGGTGGACCTCTGTGAGGACAGGCTGCAGATCTCCATGTTTGTGAAGGAGCTCCCGCCCTCGCTGGTGCACTCTGGGTACgcggagctggaggagatgaTGTTCTTCAGCCTGTGCAGGGCGATGACGAGCAGCGTGAGGAGGAAGGCCAGCAGGCTGAGGAAGATGGAGACGTAGACGTAGACGTTC is from Anguilla anguilla isolate fAngAng1 chromosome 9, fAngAng1.pri, whole genome shotgun sequence and encodes:
- the LOC118235494 gene encoding serine-rich and transmembrane domain-containing protein 1; its protein translation is MSGMDVPAEAWNGSVPQNGTFLRVAPPTSAVSAAAAADASSERPENVYVYVSIFLSLLAFLLTLLVIALHRLKNIISSSSAYPECTSEGGSSFTNMEICSLSSQRSTVSSLSS